The genomic region AGGAACATGAGCGTCATGCCCTTGGCACGAATGTTGTATGGCAGTATCTCAGCTGAGTAGCTGACCAGCATGCCAGACCAGGCGAGGTTGTAGAAGATGTAGTAGATGTAGATCATGGCGATGACGGTGTTGCCCTGTGCCTGAACTCCCGTCTTCGCGAACTCGCCGGCGCATGCGGTCCAGACGATGAAAGCCACCAACATGCCAGATGTGGAGACCAGGAAAAGAGTGCGACGACCAACGCGGTCAACAATGAAGCACTGTCCGATGGCGACGATGAAGTTCATGATTTGAAGACAGCCATTTATGACGAGCTGGGTGTTGCTGTTCGTCACGCCAATGTCGTTGAGAACGAGGTTGAGATAGTAAGACGCGAGACCATTTCCACTCCACTGCGAGAAGAGTCCGAGAGTGAGAAGAATGATCAATCGACGGCGGTTGCCCTTGGTGTTGAAGAGCTGGAGCCAGCCATTGCCTTCAAACTCCTTTTCGAGGGTGATAGTATCTTTGATCTCCTTAAGCTCGAGAAGCACGACTTCGTCCTCGAGATTGCCGTTCGCGTGGACCTTGGCGAGGACGCTGTGGGCTTGCTCGACCTTGCCCTTCGACAGGAGGAAACGCGGCGATTCTGGAACGAACCAGACGAAGAGAAGTTGGAGGATTGATGGGGCCGCCTGCAAGATAGATGGAACTCGCCATGACCAGTTGTTACCAATGTGGTTCGTGCCAAAGGTCGTCCACGCCGCGATGATACTTCCAAAGTACCAGGTCGTGTTATAGATCGTGGTGAAGATCGCACGGTGCTGTGGGTGCACCAACTCAGTGATGAGCAAAGGAGACGCGCCGTGGGCGATGGCAACGCCGAAGCCTAGGAAGAATCTTGCGGCGATGAACATGCGGAAGTTCACCGAGATACCTTGGAGCACGACTCCGAGCAGCATGATGACACAGCCAATGATGATACCCCATCTCCGGCCCATGATGTCTGCTGTGTATGGGACGACTGGCAGTGCGGCCAGCGAGCCGACTGACATGATGCAGGCGAAGAGACCGAGGAGGGAGCCTTTGGGGTGATCGAAGTCTGTCCTGTCTTCAGCAGCCGTCTTTGCAAAGTATGACTCTGTCACTTACACTCCTGCCACGGTTCAAGCGATTGCAAACCGTTGACCATACTTCCATCGAATCCATTCGTCGCCGATGTCAGAACGACAAACATCAAGCAGATGTACGTCTTCCTCAGCCCAGCATCTTTATACCACGTCACTTCAGGGAACTCCTGTCCCGCGAGGCGGAACGTGCCCTTCGTTGGTCTGTCCATGATGAAGATTTAACGTCGAAGGTCAAGAATCAAGTCGAATGACCAGACGGCCTTGGATGGGGTTCAAGTGGAATGTCGAATTGCTCTCGAGCCTAGCATTGCGGCTCTCGTCGCTGTATATGAGCACATCATGGATGGATTGTATTCATCCAGATTACCCGGCATATGCAGTACACTCGCAATACAGGCAAGATGACAGTACTGCGTCGGCTCACCACGTGAGCTTGTGTGTGCGCCACCAGCTCGGTTGGCAATTGCAGTTATGGAACAGCCTGGACGTTCTAGGAAGAGAACAAGATCTGCTCCGTGAGCATTGGCTCATTGGCTCGCGAACTGCCTGGATAGATTAAGACAAGCACTACTGCAGCTGCCGCCGAGGCTAGACTTTGTGTGCATGAGCTGATCCGCGTGCCCATGGGGTTTCGAGAGTTGGAGAGCAGAAGTGGAGCTCACCCATGCCGGCTGATTATGCTGCATTTAGCCGGCGTTCCATAAACCatgttgagaacatacaggccgcaggacaagcatgtgggtgtgggtgtgtcatgtgactagatcacgtgactagggtttgccagcccatgggctagcaaacatccggacacctagcatccacctacaccaacaccggcgatactgtatgtagatacacgctatcccattggatccttcttcgtctttcgtgtgatccgccgtcttccactgctgcgcaactcgtacctgtttaacaaaCCACACGCGAATACAGCAGGGTTTAGCCTCTGGCTAGATCAAGGTCTTCAAACTGAGCTGAGCGTGTCTGCCATGTGTGCCATGTGGCTACAGATATGATGGGCGAAGGGAAGGCTGAGTTTAGCCAAAGGCTCTGTTCAGGATTTATGTGTGTGACCTCGGCTCCGACCAAATGGATTATGATGCGTGTTACTGCATTGTACTGGTCGAATGTACAGTAGTGACTGTAATGACAGCCGGAGTGGCGGTACGGAGAGATCTTGCTGGTTGGGAGTCGCAACGCTGTGCCCTAGCAGATTTGTGGCTCGCCCGATGGATGCTTGTACCGACTCCCAGAGACAGTGCGCTGTTTAGCACTGGAGGCCGCCCTGTTGCAGGTCAGGACGCTCTTGATCTCGTCGTGACCCTGTGCCGAAGAGAGTGGGAGTAAGGTCTCGAAGACCTATCCAGGCTGCGTAAGGATGAACGCTAGTCGCCTTGGAGTAGTACCGCCATACCTGTGACTAAATCCCAGGCTAGTATCACGATCTCCCGACCGGATGAAGGGCCTTCGAGCCGTAGCAGCTCACAAGATGGCGGCTGAATCGAATTGCTAGACTCTTCCGACCTGCGAAGTTGGCCAGTATCGCCACGTCAGTGGCCAGACAGTCGGGGGATCAGTTAGGGTCTGGCCATAGGCGAGTGCGTCATGGTCCGTCAACCTGGCTCCAGCATCGTCTATATTCCATGAGCATCTTTGATCCATTCTTGAATGGTTCTGTCCGGACTGCAGCGAGGGTGCTGGGCTGTTCGCG from Fulvia fulva chromosome 10, complete sequence harbors:
- a CDS encoding Lactose permease, yielding MDRPTKGTFRLAGQEFPEVTWYKDAGLRKTYICLMFVVLTSATNGFDGSMVNGLQSLEPWQEYFDHPKGSLLGLFACIMSVGSLAALPVVPYTADIMGRRWGIIIGCVIMLLGVVLQGISVNFRMFIAARFFLGFGVAIAHGASPLLITELVHPQHRAIFTTIYNTTWYFGSIIAAWTTFGTNHIGNNWSWRVPSILQAAPSILQLLFVWFVPESPRFLLSKGKVEQAHSVLAKVHANGNLEDEVVLLELKEIKDTITLEKEFEGNGWLQLFNTKGNRRRLIILLTLGLFSQWSGNGLASYYLNLVLNDIGVTNSNTQLVINGCLQIMNFIVAIGQCFIVDRVGRRTLFLVSTSGMLVAFIVWTACAGEFAKTGVQAQGNTVIAMIYIYYIFYNLAWSGMLVSYSAEILPYNIRAKGMTLMFLMVDLALFFNQYVNPIALDGIQWKYYIVYCVWLAVELLVVYFFYIETRYTPLEEIAKHFDGDDAIVGGAVATEKGKVLAAEVGGLDTIDLGEKNRVEVEHREL